A single window of Candidatus Nitrosocosmicus arcticus DNA harbors:
- a CDS encoding thioredoxin family protein yields the protein MVKTQSSQKLISGSQAPNFSLKGVDNKNYSLKDITSRTLLIVFICNHCPYVKAKINDLISLQSKFESSDLQIIGINSNDSSYEGEGFDNMVKFAQEYSLNFPYLIDETQSVARDYGAVCTPDPFLFDKSKKLVFHGKINDALEPNSKATVNTMENSIQKILNGQKSTIEKDFDPSIGCSIKWIN from the coding sequence ATGGTAAAAACGCAATCGTCACAAAAGCTGATATCTGGATCTCAGGCGCCTAATTTTTCATTAAAAGGAGTTGACAATAAAAATTACTCCTTAAAGGATATTACTTCACGTACCCTTTTGATAGTGTTTATATGTAATCACTGTCCTTACGTTAAAGCTAAAATAAATGATTTGATCTCACTGCAGTCTAAATTTGAAAGCTCCGATTTACAAATTATTGGAATAAATAGTAACGACTCCAGTTATGAAGGAGAGGGATTCGATAATATGGTAAAATTTGCCCAAGAATATTCTCTCAATTTCCCATATCTTATAGATGAAACTCAAAGTGTTGCTAGGGACTACGGAGCGGTGTGTACCCCAGATCCATTTCTGTTTGATAAATCTAAAAAACTTGTTTTTCATGGCAAAATTAATGATGCTTTAGAACCTAACTCTAAGGCCACAGTCAACACCATGGAAAATAGTATTCAAAAAATACTGAATGGTCAAAAATCTACTATCGAAAAGGATTTTGATCCATCGATAGGTTGTTCAATCAAGTGGATTAATTAA
- a CDS encoding nucleotide sugar dehydrogenase gives MPNTLIQSDVTLEPFDSIIRKFKSGEYIVSVYGLGHVGAPIASAWLRAGVTVIGIDKSAKVLENTRKGMTHIPEPMVNETFTNGLNNNKLLVYDDPIQASHNSKLKMICVPVLIRKNKADLGAVREVALAIGSGLKRNDVVSIHPSVPPGTTEKFLIPLLEKSSGMRAATDFFVIYNPERIYEGRAIFDIEEAHPGIVSSNDDYSLDLAEKLFGLIYKKGIVRILGIKTAEAEKLFEGVYRDVNIALANELAKFSERLNIDFWEAKKAANSQNFCHIHDPGIGVGGACIPIYPQFILDVATRNKINCRITKTARTINNDMPSYSLNNALKMLPRKVIRKSKITILGLAFRGGVSDTRLSPTYDILKELTRLKIKDVIVHDPLVKEDSLISKFKNVELINNIDYAVTNRDLIILATNHQEYLRLNTSVIGQTPIYDGRGYLNPDNFKKNLYRGIGRPIQP, from the coding sequence ATGCCGAATACACTCATTCAAAGCGATGTTACCTTAGAACCTTTCGACTCTATCATTAGAAAATTTAAGTCAGGTGAATACATCGTATCAGTTTATGGGCTAGGTCATGTGGGAGCTCCAATTGCCTCTGCTTGGTTGAGGGCAGGTGTGACGGTAATAGGCATTGATAAATCTGCAAAAGTTTTAGAAAATACTCGGAAAGGGATGACTCATATTCCAGAACCAATGGTTAATGAGACTTTTACCAATGGCTTAAACAATAACAAATTATTGGTATACGACGACCCGATTCAAGCGTCCCATAACTCAAAATTGAAGATGATATGCGTCCCCGTCTTGATAAGAAAAAACAAAGCCGATTTAGGGGCCGTAAGAGAGGTGGCCTTAGCAATAGGGAGTGGTTTAAAGAGAAATGACGTCGTCTCCATCCATCCGTCAGTTCCGCCTGGAACCACAGAAAAGTTTTTGATACCTCTTCTAGAGAAATCAAGCGGCATGAGAGCTGCAACAGATTTTTTTGTGATTTATAATCCTGAAAGAATTTATGAGGGACGTGCCATTTTTGACATCGAAGAAGCTCATCCGGGAATAGTATCATCAAATGATGATTATAGTTTAGATCTTGCGGAAAAATTGTTTGGTCTTATCTATAAGAAAGGAATAGTACGAATCTTGGGAATTAAAACGGCTGAAGCTGAAAAGTTATTTGAAGGTGTTTACAGGGATGTAAATATAGCTCTTGCAAACGAGCTTGCCAAGTTCAGTGAAAGATTAAATATCGATTTTTGGGAAGCCAAAAAGGCTGCCAACTCCCAAAATTTCTGTCATATCCATGATCCAGGAATTGGGGTAGGTGGTGCATGTATCCCGATCTATCCTCAATTCATCCTTGATGTTGCGACAAGAAATAAGATAAATTGTAGAATTACTAAAACCGCCAGAACAATTAACAATGATATGCCCTCGTACTCTTTGAACAATGCATTAAAAATGCTTCCTAGAAAGGTAATTAGGAAATCCAAAATAACCATACTAGGGCTTGCTTTTCGCGGGGGAGTGTCTGACACCAGACTATCACCCACTTATGATATACTAAAAGAATTGACTAGATTAAAAATTAAAGACGTCATAGTACATGATCCATTGGTAAAAGAAGACAGTCTTATTTCAAAATTTAAGAATGTAGAACTAATTAATAATATCGATTATGCTGTTACCAATCGCGATCTTATAATCTTGGCTACCAATCATCAAGAATATTTGAGGCTCAATACATCCGTAATTGGTCAAACTCCTATTTACGACGGGAGAGGATATCTGAACCCTGATAATTTCAAGAAAAATCTTTATAGAGGAATAGGCCGACCAATTCAGCCGTGA
- a CDS encoding leucyl aminopeptidase, with product MVEISIKRSIDDLDIFEGLFVVGLDENNKDLNYLSKNTKLMDILNRHKVIQEEHLENIRKFGKNMILSLNDGDKLLKILLLGIGDGKKLNEDKLRQLGGIISLRAKELNFPNVIISNFYSSSSQIESIIEGLVLSLYEFNKFKEDKADKTLSTFYVNYSVVIVTTDDSNDGNKIDIGKIVNICEAVFYARDLANSPPNVIDPNALANSAKTLEKMKNIHVDILNQNQIKDLGMNGIISVGKGSENEPKLIIVEYNNSTSTDKPIVLVGKAVTFDTGGISIKPSDRMDEMKFDKSGGCTVLGIMKALGNLDLPINVVAIIPAVENMPSGSSYRPGDIIRMYNGKTVEVLNTDAEGRLILADALAYGVAKYAPKCILDFATLTGACIIALGTNIAGIIGNDNKLINKLVSISNITGEKIWQLPLSEEFSDLIKSNVATIKNIGGRTGGTITAAAFLSYFVSDVPWAHFDIAGTAWTQDGTADKSYNPKGSTGFGIRTIIKFLEQYQYK from the coding sequence ATGGTAGAAATATCAATAAAAAGAAGTATTGATGATTTAGATATATTTGAAGGATTATTTGTCGTCGGGCTAGATGAGAACAATAAAGATCTGAATTATTTAAGTAAAAATACTAAATTAATGGATATTTTGAATAGGCATAAAGTCATTCAGGAGGAACATTTAGAAAATATAAGGAAATTTGGCAAAAATATGATACTTTCCCTGAATGATGGTGATAAGCTATTAAAGATTCTGTTATTAGGGATTGGAGACGGTAAAAAACTCAATGAAGATAAATTAAGACAACTTGGGGGGATAATCTCCCTTAGAGCAAAGGAGTTAAACTTTCCTAACGTCATAATATCTAATTTCTATTCAAGTTCCTCTCAAATCGAATCAATAATTGAAGGCTTAGTCTTGTCTTTGTACGAATTTAATAAGTTTAAAGAGGATAAAGCAGATAAAACACTATCCACCTTTTATGTAAATTATTCAGTAGTCATAGTTACTACAGATGATTCTAATGATGGGAATAAAATTGATATTGGTAAGATAGTGAATATATGCGAAGCAGTTTTTTATGCCCGAGACCTTGCAAATTCTCCGCCAAATGTGATTGATCCAAATGCTTTGGCAAATTCTGCTAAGACTCTAGAAAAAATGAAAAACATTCATGTTGATATATTAAATCAAAACCAAATTAAGGACTTGGGTATGAATGGCATTATATCGGTTGGTAAAGGCAGTGAAAACGAACCAAAGTTAATCATAGTGGAATACAATAATTCAACATCTACCGACAAACCCATCGTCCTTGTAGGAAAAGCAGTAACGTTTGATACTGGTGGTATATCGATTAAACCCAGCGATAGGATGGACGAAATGAAGTTTGATAAGAGCGGTGGGTGTACGGTCTTAGGTATAATGAAGGCACTTGGGAATTTAGATCTTCCAATCAACGTGGTGGCGATTATCCCCGCAGTAGAAAATATGCCTTCGGGATCTTCGTATAGACCCGGGGATATTATTCGAATGTATAACGGTAAGACCGTCGAAGTTTTGAACACGGATGCTGAAGGCAGATTGATCTTGGCTGATGCATTAGCCTATGGTGTTGCCAAATATGCTCCGAAATGTATTCTTGATTTTGCTACCTTAACAGGTGCATGCATAATTGCCTTAGGAACAAACATAGCTGGAATCATAGGGAATGACAATAAACTGATAAATAAATTAGTATCGATATCTAATATTACTGGGGAGAAAATTTGGCAATTACCATTGTCAGAGGAGTTTTCAGATCTCATAAAGAGTAATGTTGCTACTATTAAGAATATTGGTGGCAGGACCGGTGGGACAATTACAGCTGCAGCGTTTTTGTCATACTTTGTAAGTGATGTGCCCTGGGCTCATTTTGATATCGCCGGAACTGCATGGACCCAAGATGGAACTGCCGACAAGAGTTATAATCCTAAAGGCTCTACCGGGTTTGGAATTCGTACTATCATAAAATTCCTCGAGCAGTATCAATACAAATAG
- a CDS encoding PqqD family peptide modification chaperone, with protein sequence MSTEQITRERVFSELRKCMDPEIPVNVVDLGLIYNVDVSEKNNIDIKMTMTTRGCPLHDTLVSDVKKYVNTIAGVGDINVQIVWDPPWSIEKMNPAVRDKLGFGKPTLRFQIDYEKYMPMKTGKVTKQEDGSLALVNEKGQGFMVNENIIEFWENCTGDKTINQLADNFSEKLGLPRQQVEQEVVQLIQQLMEAELLMPPNKD encoded by the coding sequence ATGTCTACAGAGCAAATAACTAGGGAAAGAGTCTTTTCTGAATTAAGAAAATGTATGGATCCAGAAATTCCAGTTAATGTAGTTGATCTTGGTTTGATTTATAACGTGGATGTTTCAGAAAAAAATAATATTGATATTAAAATGACCATGACTACTCGTGGTTGTCCCTTACACGATACTTTAGTAAGTGACGTAAAAAAATATGTCAATACCATCGCTGGAGTGGGTGATATTAATGTCCAAATAGTGTGGGACCCCCCATGGTCGATTGAAAAAATGAATCCGGCCGTCAGAGATAAACTTGGATTCGGTAAACCCACCTTGAGATTTCAGATTGACTATGAAAAATATATGCCCATGAAGACCGGCAAAGTAACTAAGCAGGAGGATGGATCCTTAGCTCTAGTTAATGAAAAAGGACAAGGATTCATGGTAAATGAGAACATTATCGAGTTTTGGGAAAATTGTACTGGAGATAAAACAATAAACCAGTTAGCCGACAATTTCTCAGAAAAACTAGGTCTTCCACGGCAACAAGTAGAACAGGAGGTAGTTCAGTTGATTCAGCAACTTATGGAAGCAGAGCTGTTAATGCCTCCTAATAAGGATTAG